The Xanthomonas indica genome has a segment encoding these proteins:
- a CDS encoding GDP-mannose--glycolipid 4-beta-D-mannosyltransferase, with product MSGESQRHGAVQQAAPAVTVLLSTERPTATTNPYLTQLYAALPPQVQLRFFSMRAALLSRYDVLHLHWPEYLLRHRTALGTLAKQVCVALLLLRLRLAGVPLVRTLHNVAPHEDKGWRERLLLRWIDRQTARWIRINATTPARAPATDTILHGHYRDWYAPLPQPPRVPGRLLHFGLLRPYKGVETLIATLQALPDPQLSLRIAGNPIDAQIRGVVERACAEDPRISARLQYVEDAVLAQEVGEAELVVLPYRQMHNSGTLLLALSLARPVLAPWSEANAAIADEVGAQWVQLYRGELDAAQLAQALAQAQQLPADAVPDLSRRDWNGIGLQHYRSYLQALTAGRGEGA from the coding sequence ATGAGCGGCGAGAGTCAGCGCCACGGCGCGGTGCAGCAGGCCGCGCCGGCAGTCACCGTGCTGCTGTCCACCGAGCGCCCGACCGCGACCACCAATCCCTACCTCACCCAGCTCTACGCGGCGCTGCCGCCGCAGGTGCAACTGCGCTTCTTTTCGATGCGTGCGGCGCTGCTGTCGCGCTACGACGTGCTGCACCTGCATTGGCCGGAGTACCTGCTGCGGCATCGCACCGCGCTCGGCACGCTGGCCAAGCAGGTCTGCGTCGCGCTGTTGCTGCTGCGCCTGCGCCTGGCCGGCGTGCCGTTGGTGCGCACCTTGCACAACGTGGCGCCGCACGAGGACAAGGGCTGGCGCGAACGCCTGCTGCTGCGCTGGATCGACCGCCAGACCGCGCGCTGGATCCGCATCAACGCGACCACGCCCGCGCGCGCGCCGGCCACCGACACCATCCTGCACGGCCACTACCGCGACTGGTACGCGCCGCTGCCGCAACCGCCGCGCGTGCCCGGGCGCCTGCTGCATTTCGGGCTGTTGCGCCCGTACAAGGGCGTGGAGACGCTGATCGCGACCCTGCAGGCGCTACCCGATCCGCAGCTCAGCCTGCGCATCGCCGGCAATCCGATCGACGCGCAGATCCGCGGTGTGGTCGAGCGCGCCTGTGCCGAGGATCCGCGGATCAGCGCACGGCTGCAGTATGTGGAGGACGCGGTGCTGGCGCAGGAGGTCGGCGAGGCCGAACTGGTGGTGCTGCCGTACCGGCAGATGCACAACTCCGGCACCCTGCTGCTGGCGCTGTCGCTGGCGCGTCCGGTGCTGGCGCCATGGAGCGAGGCCAATGCCGCCATCGCCGACGAGGTCGGCGCGCAGTGGGTGCAGCTGTACCGCGGCGAGCTGGATGCAGCGCAACTCGCGCAGGCCCTGGCGCAGGCGCAGCAGTTGCCGGCCGATGCCGTGCCGGACCTGTCGCGGCGTGACTGGAACGGGATCGGCCTGCAGCATTACCGCAGTTATCTGCAGGCGCTGACCGCAGGCCGCGGGGAGGGCGCATGA
- a CDS encoding glycosyltransferase family 4 protein — MKVVHVVRQFHPSVGGMEEVVLNIARRHLQQGQDQVEVVSLERVFTDPQQRLTPRDTHQGVPIVRLPYRGSSRYPLAPSVLAAVRGADLLHVHGIDFFYDFLALTRPLHRVPMIVSTHGGFFHTTYASRLKMLWFKTLTRASALAYARVVATSENDGRLFSQVVAPQRLRVIENGVDVDKFAGQGSATPGRTLIYFGRWSVNKGLLETLDLVRALAAQDPAWQLIVAGREYDFSVADLQQAIAERGLQQRVRLQVAPTQAQLAQLLGSAQYFVCLSRHEGFGLAAVEAMSAGLLPILSDIPPFARLHRESGQGVLVDPADPQAAAATVRAFAAGTDADFAAQRDAAMAYAHRYDWDRVVGAYLDEYRLALGGAEGGR, encoded by the coding sequence ATGAAGGTGGTGCATGTGGTGCGCCAGTTCCATCCGTCGGTGGGCGGCATGGAGGAGGTGGTGCTGAACATCGCGCGCCGCCATCTGCAGCAGGGCCAGGACCAGGTCGAGGTGGTGAGCCTGGAGCGGGTGTTCACCGATCCGCAGCAGCGCCTGACCCCGCGCGACACGCACCAGGGCGTGCCGATCGTGCGCTTGCCGTACCGCGGCTCCTCGCGCTATCCGCTGGCGCCGTCGGTGCTGGCGGCGGTGCGCGGCGCCGATCTGCTGCACGTGCACGGCATCGATTTCTTCTACGACTTCCTGGCCCTGACCCGGCCGCTGCACCGTGTGCCGATGATCGTGTCCACCCATGGCGGTTTCTTCCATACCACCTACGCCTCGCGCCTGAAGATGCTCTGGTTCAAGACCCTCACCCGCGCCTCGGCGCTCGCGTACGCGCGGGTGGTGGCGACCAGCGAGAACGATGGCCGGCTGTTCTCGCAGGTGGTCGCGCCGCAGCGGCTGCGGGTGATCGAGAACGGGGTGGACGTGGACAAGTTCGCCGGGCAGGGCAGCGCCACGCCCGGACGCACGCTGATCTACTTCGGGCGCTGGTCGGTCAACAAGGGCCTGCTGGAGACCCTGGACCTGGTGCGCGCGCTGGCTGCTCAGGATCCGGCCTGGCAGCTGATCGTGGCCGGGCGCGAATACGACTTCAGCGTGGCCGACCTGCAGCAGGCGATCGCCGAGCGCGGCCTGCAGCAGCGGGTACGCCTGCAGGTGGCGCCGACCCAGGCGCAACTGGCGCAGTTGCTCGGCAGTGCGCAGTACTTCGTGTGCCTGTCGCGGCACGAGGGCTTCGGCCTGGCCGCGGTGGAAGCGATGAGTGCCGGGCTGCTGCCGATCCTCAGCGACATCCCGCCGTTTGCGCGCCTGCACCGCGAGTCGGGGCAGGGCGTACTGGTCGATCCGGCCGACCCGCAGGCGGCCGCGGCCACGGTGCGCGCCTTCGCCGCCGGCACCGACGCGGATTTCGCCGCACAGCGCGACGCGGCGATGGCCTATGCGCATCGCTACGACTGGGACCGCGTGGTCGGCGCCTATCTGGACGAGTACCGCCTGGCGCTGGGCGGCGCGGAGGGCGGCCGATGA
- a CDS encoding acyltransferase family protein, with amino-acid sequence MSAPATAVSASVPAQARSARTGAPRDARIDAAKALAILLVVFGHAKGIPHAYVILAYSFHVPMFFLLSGWVGEAFGNRPLTLATVGKLARSLLLPYVAFFFVAYAYWMLTRHIGSKAQLWGDRPWWEPLLGLVSGIGPKLYVMPALWFLPALFVTTLAYLALRRTLSVPALAGLSLPLAWGWACWFPGQDMRLPFSLDVLPVALCFFAIGALAATRAHWWPARPGGNALAAVLLGAAWFAIAWHNGRVDVNMLKFGDSPLGFLAASLLGSAMALCVAGLVQHWAWLQWIGRNTLLILCTHTLLFSVMAGVAARTGLVRGDAWGPAWAVSVSVLAVLASVPMRAVLVRVAPWMIGVRRSAAAGATA; translated from the coding sequence ATGAGCGCCCCCGCCACGGCCGTTTCCGCGTCCGTGCCGGCGCAGGCGCGCAGCGCACGCACGGGGGCGCCGCGCGATGCACGCATCGATGCGGCCAAGGCGCTGGCGATCCTGCTGGTGGTGTTCGGCCATGCCAAGGGCATTCCGCATGCCTACGTGATCCTGGCCTACAGCTTCCACGTGCCGATGTTCTTCCTGTTGTCGGGCTGGGTCGGCGAAGCCTTCGGCAATCGCCCGCTGACCCTGGCCACGGTCGGCAAGCTGGCGCGCAGCCTGCTGCTGCCGTACGTGGCATTCTTCTTCGTCGCCTACGCGTACTGGATGCTGACCCGGCATATCGGCAGCAAGGCGCAACTGTGGGGCGACCGGCCGTGGTGGGAGCCGCTGCTGGGCCTGGTCAGCGGCATCGGCCCCAAGCTCTACGTGATGCCGGCGCTGTGGTTCCTGCCGGCGCTGTTCGTGACCACGCTGGCGTACCTGGCCCTGCGCCGGACGCTGTCGGTGCCGGCCCTGGCCGGGTTGTCGCTGCCGCTGGCCTGGGGCTGGGCCTGCTGGTTTCCGGGGCAGGACATGCGCCTGCCGTTCTCGCTGGATGTGTTGCCGGTGGCGCTGTGCTTCTTCGCGATCGGCGCGCTGGCGGCGACGCGGGCGCACTGGTGGCCGGCGCGGCCGGGCGGCAATGCGCTGGCGGCGGTGCTGCTGGGTGCGGCCTGGTTCGCGATCGCCTGGCACAACGGCCGCGTCGACGTGAACATGCTCAAGTTCGGCGATTCCCCGCTGGGCTTCCTCGCCGCCAGCCTGCTCGGCAGCGCCATGGCACTGTGCGTCGCCGGGCTTGTGCAGCACTGGGCCTGGCTGCAGTGGATCGGACGCAACACCTTGCTGATCCTGTGCACGCACACCTTGCTGTTCTCGGTGATGGCCGGCGTCGCCGCCCGTACCGGCCTGGTTCGCGGCGATGCCTGGGGACCGGCCTGGGCGGTGTCGGTGAGCGTGCTGGCGGTGCTGGCCAGCGTGCCGATGCGCGCGGTGCTGGTGCGGGTCGCGCCGTGGATGATCGGCGTGCGCCGCAGCGCGGCCGCAGGAGCGACGGCATGA
- a CDS encoding polysaccharide biosynthesis protein GumE: MLSAPAMPLREQRRNLLIELVLLFAIGYNFVLAVINAKVFRVSPAMTYVVELAVYAACFLLGLRALDRKRMAMVFTGIALLALLMLVRLFMAWSLDPKFFRDALIPFAFLLLGAAYTGSLPRMFVRMALLVSLVAVFELALPKVYGDVVNPKSYFVNARGASASSFWNQDSNLFVSATRPGARNFLPSSNLPRASSVFIEPVTMGNFIIFFTAILLTFWRWMRPWAIVASVAMIGFLIVASDGRLAAGTCVMMALLSPLLLRMDQRLGFLIFFAVMGGAWLLVWASGIQSYEDTTLGRVFFTVDSIRRMSADAWMGLDMDQPYRYFDSGIAYFISSQSVLLVLAFLLAYSFAMLMRTIEGQLFKNLLIFAFSLSLLVSNGYFSIKTAALWWFVCGCLWQMTPRLRDAPALPAAPTAPAARIPAVPA; the protein is encoded by the coding sequence ATGCTGAGTGCGCCGGCCATGCCGCTGCGCGAGCAGCGCCGCAACCTGCTGATCGAGCTCGTGCTGCTGTTCGCCATCGGCTACAACTTCGTGCTGGCGGTGATCAACGCCAAGGTGTTCCGGGTCAGCCCGGCGATGACCTATGTGGTGGAACTGGCGGTCTATGCCGCCTGCTTCCTGCTCGGCCTGCGCGCGCTGGACCGCAAGCGCATGGCGATGGTGTTCACCGGGATCGCCTTGCTGGCGCTGCTGATGCTGGTGCGCCTGTTCATGGCCTGGTCGCTGGATCCGAAGTTCTTCCGCGATGCCTTGATTCCGTTTGCCTTCCTGCTGCTCGGTGCCGCCTATACCGGCTCGTTGCCGCGCATGTTCGTGCGCATGGCGCTGCTGGTGTCGCTGGTGGCGGTGTTCGAACTGGCGCTGCCCAAGGTCTACGGCGACGTGGTCAACCCCAAGAGCTATTTCGTCAATGCGCGCGGCGCCAGCGCGTCGAGCTTCTGGAACCAGGACAGCAATCTGTTCGTCAGCGCGACACGCCCGGGCGCACGCAACTTCCTGCCGTCGTCGAACCTGCCACGCGCCTCCTCGGTGTTCATCGAGCCGGTGACGATGGGCAACTTCATCATCTTCTTCACCGCCATCCTGCTGACCTTCTGGCGCTGGATGCGGCCGTGGGCGATCGTCGCGTCGGTGGCGATGATCGGCTTCCTGATCGTGGCCTCGGACGGGCGCCTGGCCGCCGGTACCTGCGTGATGATGGCGCTGCTGAGCCCGTTGCTGCTGCGCATGGACCAGCGCCTGGGCTTTTTGATCTTCTTCGCGGTGATGGGCGGTGCGTGGCTGCTGGTGTGGGCCTCGGGCATCCAGAGCTACGAGGACACCACGCTGGGGCGGGTGTTCTTCACCGTCGATTCGATCCGCAGGATGAGCGCCGATGCGTGGATGGGGCTGGACATGGACCAGCCGTACCGCTACTTCGACAGCGGCATCGCCTACTTCATCTCCTCGCAGTCGGTGCTGCTGGTGCTGGCGTTCCTGCTGGCCTATTCGTTCGCGATGCTGATGCGCACCATCGAAGGGCAGTTGTTCAAGAACCTGCTGATCTTTGCGTTCTCGCTGAGCCTGCTGGTCTCCAACGGCTACTTCTCGATCAAGACCGCGGCGCTGTGGTGGTTCGTGTGCGGTTGCCTGTGGCAGATGACACCGCGCCTGCGCGATGCACCGGCGCTGCCCGCGGCACCGACGGCGCCGGCCGCGCGCATTCCGGCGGTGCCGGCATGA
- a CDS encoding undecaprenyl-phosphate glucose phosphotransferase encodes MLLADLSSATYTTSSPRMLSKYAAAADILLRVSDLTVMVGGALLTHRLLFGTWMPEPAYRVAIGTTLLYAVICFALFPLYRSWRGRGLLREMLVLSLACGGVFALFAVHAFVVQFGQQVSRLWIGTWFVTSLATLLLSRTVVRGVLNRLRSEGVDVQRVVVVGLRHPVVKIHNYLSRNPWVGMQVVGYFSSDYDLSVADHPQRLQCLGEGTADALIDYLDDHQVEQVWISLPLGERDHIKQLLQRMDRYPIQVRLIPDLFDFGMLNQSGDQIGNVPVINLRQGGVDRNTYFVVAKALQDKLVALAALAMLWPLMLAIAVGVKLSSPGPVFFRQRRHGLGGREFYMYKFRSMRVQQEPSEVVVQATRGDSRVTRFGAFLRRTSLDELPQLFNVLGGSMSVVGPRPHAAQHNTHYEKLINHYMQRHYVKPGITGWAQVNGFRGETPELRTMKKRIQYDLDYIRRWSLWLDTRIIVLTAFKVLGQKTAY; translated from the coding sequence ATGCTTTTGGCAGACCTGAGTAGCGCCACCTATACGACCTCCTCGCCGCGCATGCTGTCCAAGTACGCGGCCGCGGCAGACATCCTGTTGCGCGTGTCCGACCTGACCGTCATGGTCGGCGGCGCCTTGCTGACCCACCGGTTGCTGTTCGGCACCTGGATGCCGGAACCGGCGTATCGGGTGGCGATCGGCACCACCCTGCTGTACGCGGTGATCTGCTTCGCGCTGTTCCCGCTGTACCGCAGCTGGCGCGGGCGTGGCCTGCTGCGCGAGATGCTAGTGCTGAGCCTGGCCTGCGGCGGCGTGTTCGCGCTGTTCGCGGTGCACGCCTTCGTGGTGCAGTTCGGCCAGCAGGTCTCGCGGCTGTGGATCGGCACCTGGTTCGTCACCAGCCTGGCGACGCTGCTGCTCTCGCGCACGGTGGTGCGCGGCGTGCTCAACCGCCTGCGCTCCGAAGGCGTGGACGTGCAGCGGGTGGTGGTGGTCGGCCTGCGCCATCCGGTGGTGAAGATCCACAACTACCTGAGCCGCAACCCCTGGGTGGGCATGCAGGTGGTGGGCTATTTCAGCAGCGACTACGACCTGTCGGTGGCCGACCATCCGCAGAGGCTGCAGTGCCTCGGAGAGGGCACCGCGGACGCGCTGATCGACTACCTTGACGACCACCAGGTCGAGCAGGTGTGGATCTCGCTGCCGCTGGGCGAGCGCGACCACATCAAGCAGCTGCTGCAGCGCATGGACCGTTATCCGATCCAGGTCCGGCTGATCCCGGACCTGTTCGACTTCGGCATGCTCAACCAGTCCGGCGACCAGATCGGCAACGTGCCGGTGATCAACCTGCGCCAGGGCGGGGTGGATCGCAACACCTACTTCGTGGTCGCCAAGGCGCTGCAGGACAAGCTGGTGGCCCTGGCCGCGCTGGCCATGCTGTGGCCGCTGATGCTGGCGATCGCGGTGGGCGTGAAGCTGAGCTCGCCGGGCCCGGTGTTCTTCCGCCAGCGCCGCCACGGCCTGGGCGGGCGCGAGTTCTACATGTACAAGTTCCGCTCCATGCGCGTGCAGCAGGAGCCCAGCGAGGTGGTGGTGCAGGCCACGCGCGGCGACAGCCGGGTGACCCGCTTCGGCGCGTTCCTGCGCCGCACCAGCCTGGACGAGTTGCCGCAGCTGTTCAACGTGCTCGGCGGCAGCATGTCGGTGGTGGGGCCGCGTCCGCACGCGGCGCAGCACAACACCCACTACGAGAAGCTGATCAACCACTACATGCAGCGGCATTACGTCAAGCCTGGCATCACCGGCTGGGCGCAGGTCAACGGCTTCCGCGGCGAGACCCCGGAGCTGCGCACGATGAAGAAGCGCATCCAGTACGACCTGGACTACATCCGCCGCTGGTCGTTGTGGCTGGACACGCGGATCATCGTGCTGACCGCGTTCAAGGTGCTCGGGCAGAAGACCGCCTACTGA
- a CDS encoding GumC family protein: MSASTLPPASASHARPVGAPLSPADIGLLDYWNALYRQRWLIVGITGAVVLLALLVILLMTPKYRATSVLQIERESLNVANVANLMPVESPQDRDFYQTQYELLGSRSLARQVIREAKLTEAPAFKPLVDEALEKLQDNGDGRAPTPQARAAAAENALVGPVLDALTIEPVRDSRLVRINFDSPDRVLATRVANTYAKMFIASTQERRLQASSFAARYLSERLAQLRDKVEESEKNAVDYSSQEQIVSMGEDKPSLPTQNMSELNVRLAAAQDARIKAEAAWRQAGIGDGMGLPQVVSSPLIQSLRTEQAKLTADYQQKLATFQPGYPEMQRLQNQIAETKRQIANEIANIRSALKNDYEAARQQETLLSDRIAALKNDELDLQTRSIRYTMLRREADTNRQLYDALLQRYKEIGVVGNVGTNNISIVDRADVPGKPSSPKKLLGLALAFVFGLFLAVAVALVRYFIREAEAAAAASA, from the coding sequence ATGAGCGCCTCCACCTTGCCTCCCGCCTCCGCGTCGCATGCGCGTCCCGTGGGCGCCCCGCTGAGCCCGGCCGACATCGGCCTGCTGGATTACTGGAATGCGCTGTACCGGCAGCGTTGGCTGATCGTCGGCATCACCGGAGCCGTAGTGCTGCTGGCGCTGCTGGTGATCCTGCTGATGACGCCGAAGTACCGCGCCACCAGCGTGCTGCAGATCGAGCGCGAATCGCTCAACGTCGCCAACGTCGCCAACCTGATGCCGGTGGAATCGCCGCAGGATCGCGACTTCTACCAGACCCAGTACGAACTGCTCGGCAGCCGTTCGCTGGCGCGGCAGGTGATCCGCGAGGCCAAGCTGACCGAGGCCCCGGCGTTCAAGCCGCTGGTCGACGAAGCCCTGGAGAAGCTGCAGGACAACGGCGACGGGCGTGCGCCGACGCCGCAGGCACGTGCCGCGGCGGCCGAGAATGCGCTGGTCGGCCCGGTGCTGGATGCCTTGACCATCGAGCCGGTCCGCGATTCGCGCCTGGTGCGGATCAACTTCGATTCCCCCGATCGCGTGCTGGCCACGCGCGTGGCCAACACCTACGCCAAGATGTTCATCGCCTCGACCCAGGAACGCCGCCTGCAGGCGTCTTCCTTCGCTGCGCGCTACCTGTCCGAACGCCTGGCGCAGCTGCGCGACAAGGTCGAGGAGTCGGAGAAGAACGCGGTCGACTATTCCAGCCAGGAACAGATCGTGTCGATGGGCGAGGACAAGCCGTCGCTGCCGACGCAGAACATGAGCGAGCTGAATGTGCGCCTGGCCGCGGCACAGGATGCGCGGATCAAGGCCGAGGCGGCCTGGCGCCAGGCCGGCATCGGCGACGGCATGGGCCTGCCGCAGGTGGTCAGCAGTCCGCTGATCCAGAGCCTGCGCACCGAACAGGCCAAGCTGACCGCCGACTACCAGCAGAAGCTGGCCACGTTCCAGCCCGGTTACCCGGAAATGCAGCGCCTGCAGAACCAGATCGCCGAGACCAAGCGGCAGATCGCCAACGAGATCGCCAATATCCGCAGCGCGCTGAAGAACGACTATGAGGCGGCGCGGCAGCAGGAGACGCTGCTCAGCGACCGCATCGCGGCCCTGAAGAACGACGAACTGGACCTGCAGACCCGCAGCATCCGCTACACCATGCTGCGCCGCGAGGCCGATACCAACCGCCAGCTCTACGACGCGCTGCTGCAGCGCTACAAGGAGATCGGCGTGGTCGGCAACGTGGGCACCAACAACATTTCGATCGTCGACCGCGCCGATGTGCCGGGCAAGCCGAGCTCGCCGAAGAAGCTGCTCGGCCTGGCGCTGGCCTTCGTGTTCGGCCTGTTCCTGGCGGTAGCGGTGGCGCTGGTGCGCTACTTCATCCGCGAAGCCGAAGCCGCGGCGGCGGCCTCGGCATGA
- a CDS encoding polysaccharide biosynthesis/export family protein: MGKLSVTFHWALALFCLALLSACNSGPAMRSDLPPGDPLAASMGKPEYLLGPGDLLTVKVFQVDDLERQVRVDNEGRISLPLIGDVKAAGSSVNALQKEIADRYRNGYLQNPQVSVLVDEFTGNRVTVTGAVSEPGIYPIQGSALTLQQALALGKGVSDVASRGNVVVFRTVGGQKMLARFDLRDIQKGAAPDPAIYGGDIVVVYRSDALVLLRTVVQLTPFVMVWRAYR, translated from the coding sequence ATGGGTAAACTCTCCGTGACCTTCCATTGGGCGCTGGCCCTTTTCTGCCTGGCGCTGCTGTCGGCATGCAACAGCGGGCCGGCAATGCGGTCGGATCTGCCGCCGGGCGATCCGCTTGCCGCGTCCATGGGCAAGCCGGAATACCTGCTTGGCCCGGGCGACCTGCTCACGGTCAAGGTGTTCCAGGTCGACGACCTGGAGCGCCAGGTGCGGGTGGACAATGAGGGCCGCATCTCGCTGCCGCTGATCGGCGACGTCAAGGCCGCCGGCTCCAGCGTCAACGCCCTGCAGAAGGAGATCGCCGATCGCTACCGCAACGGCTATCTGCAGAACCCGCAGGTGTCGGTGCTGGTCGACGAGTTCACCGGCAACCGGGTCACGGTCACTGGCGCGGTCAGCGAGCCGGGCATCTATCCCATCCAGGGCTCGGCGCTGACCCTGCAGCAGGCACTGGCGCTGGGCAAGGGCGTCAGCGATGTGGCCAGCCGCGGCAACGTGGTGGTGTTCCGCACCGTCGGCGGACAGAAGATGCTGGCGCGTTTCGACCTGCGCGATATCCAGAAGGGTGCCGCGCCCGACCCGGCGATCTACGGCGGCGACATCGTGGTGGTGTACCGCTCCGATGCGCTGGTGCTGCTGCGCACCGTGGTGCAACTGACCCCGTTCGTGATGGTCTGGAGGGCCTACCGATGA
- a CDS encoding MerR family transcriptional regulator — translation MLDPGSNRELPPIPAKRYFTIGEVSELCDVKPHVLRYWETEFPSLEPVKRRGNRRYYQRHDVLMVRQIRSLLYEQGYTIGGARLRLEGEGARQESALSNQIIKQVRQELEEVLQLLRR, via the coding sequence ATGCTGGACCCGGGCAGTAACCGCGAACTTCCGCCGATTCCGGCCAAGCGCTACTTCACCATCGGTGAGGTCAGCGAGCTGTGCGACGTCAAGCCGCACGTGCTGCGCTATTGGGAAACCGAATTCCCCAGCCTGGAACCGGTCAAGCGCCGCGGCAACCGACGCTACTACCAACGCCACGACGTGCTGATGGTGCGGCAGATCCGCAGCCTGCTGTACGAACAGGGCTATACGATCGGCGGCGCGCGGTTGCGCCTGGAAGGCGAGGGCGCCCGCCAGGAATCGGCGCTGAGCAACCAGATCATCAAGCAGGTGCGGCAGGAGCTGGAAGAAGTCCTGCAATTGCTGCGGCGCTGA
- a CDS encoding integration host factor subunit alpha: MALTKAEMAERLFDEVGLNKREAKEFVDAFFDVLRDALEQGRQVKLSGFGNFDLRRKNQRPGRNPKTGEEIPISARTVVTFRPGQKLKERVEAYAGPGQ, encoded by the coding sequence ATGGCGTTGACCAAAGCGGAAATGGCCGAGCGGTTGTTCGACGAAGTCGGGCTGAACAAGCGCGAGGCCAAGGAATTCGTCGATGCGTTCTTCGACGTGCTGCGCGATGCGCTGGAGCAGGGGCGGCAGGTGAAGCTGTCCGGTTTCGGCAACTTCGACCTGCGCCGCAAGAACCAACGGCCCGGCCGCAATCCCAAGACCGGCGAAGAGATCCCGATTTCGGCGCGGACGGTGGTGACCTTCCGCCCCGGACAGAAGCTCAAGGAGCGAGTGGAGGCATATGCTGGACCCGGGCAGTAA